A section of the Paramisgurnus dabryanus chromosome 4, PD_genome_1.1, whole genome shotgun sequence genome encodes:
- the gng13a gene encoding guanine nucleotide-binding protein G(I)/G(S)/G(O) subunit gamma-13a, giving the protein MDELDETQLNAHVESLKQQLGYNREKTSVSIPELGKWIEEKMAEDPFLNPDILKENPWVETGKCVVL; this is encoded by the exons ATGGATGAGCTGGATGAGACTCAGCTGAACGCCCATGTGGAAAGTTTGAAACAACAGCTGGGGTATAATAGAGAGAAAACATCCGTCTCTATTCCAGA gcTGGGTAAATGGATTGAGGAGAAAATGGCCGAAGATCCATTTCTGAATCCTGACATACTGAAAGAGAACCCATGGGTGGAGACAGGCAAATGCGTGGTGCTTTAG